AGCAATACCTGCTACAAGTGCTGTAGTATTCACCTCAGCTGCACGCAGAGCCAAAGCACCACCACAGATCGTAGCCATAGAGGAAGAACCATTGCTCTCTAAAATTTCAGAAACCAGACGGATACTGCCGTCAAAGTTGAGATCCAAAGAAGGTTCCAGTGCTCTTTTTGCCAGGTTACCATGTCCAAGTTCTCTTCTACCCGGTGCACCGATAAATTTAGCTTCACCCACAGAGTAACCCGGAAAATTGTAATGCACCATAAAATTCTCTGACTGTGCATTTTTATCGGTAATAAGTTCGTACATCTGTGCATCTTTTTTATCACCCAGTGTCGCCGTGACAAGTGCCTGAGTCTGGCCACGTGTAAAAAGACATGACCCGTGTACAGAAGGTAAAAGATTTGTCTCGATACTGATAGGTCTTACTTCATCGAGTGTTCTGCCGTCTGCACGAATATTTTTATCCAGGATCATCGCTCTAACCACTGTTTTTTTGTAGCGTTCCAGTACTTTGGATACCAGTTCTTTATCTGCCTCTTGACCGTCCGCTTCTAGAGCTTCCATGATCTTCGTGCGTACTTTTTTAAGTTCAGTGGAACGCTCGCTTTTGGCCATATGTGAGATCGCTTTTTCGACATCCTCAGCATATTTCTTTTCGATCATTTCATACAGTGATTCATCTACTTTGTCTTCAGCCAATGGCAGGTCCAGCGCTTCCCGTACCATAGGAGTAAAGGCGTCTGCATAAGCCGATGTTGCGGTATCTATAGCCTCTGATGCCATCGCGATCACATCGACCAGTGCTGACTCATCAAACTCATTGGCATTTTGTCCCTCTTCATTTTCAGTGGCGAGTGTACGCATCTCTATCATCACTACATCTTTACCTGAACCAACAACCAAAAGATCCAGTTCACTCTCCGCCTGTTGTGTAAGCGTCGGATTGATAACGATATCATCTCCGACTGTACCAACTCTGACCGCAGCAATACTTGTGGTCACCGGGATATCCGAAACATACAGTGCTGCATTTGCCGCATGTAAGGCAGCTACCTGCATATCAACCTCTGAATCTGAACTTACCACCATCACTGTGATCGTTAGAGGATAGTGAAACCCTTTAGGGAATAATGGACGTAAAGAGCGGTCAATGATACGAGATGTCAGTGTTTCAAAGTCACCAGGCTTTGTCTCTCTCTTGATGAAACCGCCAGGGATCTTGGCTGCAGCATAAGATTTTTCCATATACTGCACAGTCAAAGGAAGAAAATCCTCATCCACTGCTTTTTCATCGACTGCAACAGCTGCTATCAGTACCGCTTTTCCCTGTCGGTACATCACTGCACCACTTGCCTGCTTTGCTATTTTATTAAATTCATATTTTTCTTCGAGACTGTTTACATTGATCTCTATGGTTTGTTCTTTCATTCGTTTCTCTTTCCTTTTAACTGTTAAATACTTTCATACGATGCTGTTTTGCATGTTTATTTTCATAAAAATATATTTATTCTACTTCTTTTGGTTTTACTTCTTGATCATGGACCATGGAGGTTATCTCTTCAAAATTCAATCTTTCAAAATGTTTGTAATAGTATTCTATCGAAATATAGTCTTGTATCTTATGAGGGCAAAATACACCATCACACACCGTAAGCAGATTTTGATAGACACCTTTATCCAATATGGGCGTTGCAATAAAAATATTTTTAGCCCCTCTTGCGATGACCGACTTCAGTGCAACCATCATGGTCAGTCCGGTCTCTATGCACTCATCAGCCAAGATAACATATTTCCCCTTGAGAGAGATCAAATCCTTTCCTTTTCGATATTTATAGACGTAAGAGAGTACTTCCTCTTCATACTTTCTGTGGGCTTCGCCATAGACATAATCTTCATTGATCTCGAACGCATCGACAAGTGCTTTATGTATCACCACTTCTTCTGTTTCAGAGACCATTGCAATAGCCACTTCATGGTTATTCGGTGCCAATATAGGTTCTGCGAGTAAAATATCCATCTGTGCATTGATAGCCTTGGATATCTTATCTGCAAAATAAACGCCTCCTTCACTGACACCTATCACTACCGTTTCATTTTTTGAAAACAACTCTATAGGCAGTGTTTCAATCAACTGTTTTGAAGCGTCTTCTCTATCTTCAAAATACGCGTTAGGGTTTGAATCGCTGGGCATAATCTGCTCCTGGGAATTGTTTAGAAATTTCTTCATCATCAAAAGTATAACGAAACTCTTCTATATACTTCATCAATAATTTATACGCGTGATTTAGCTGTTCCATGTTTTCAACATCCCCTCCTAGGTCAGGGTGATTCTTTTTAGCCAGATAATGGTACTGTTTTTTGATATCCGCTTTGCTGATCAATTTGGGCAGATGTAATATCTCTAACGCTTTTTCGATCTCATCTTTAGGATTGATATTCATTATTCGGTCCCTACTGCACCAAAAGGAATAAAGTTTAACTGCAAATAAAATGTAGTATCTAGCGTAAAGCCTGTTGGTCTGGGAACGATATCTTGTCGGACGGATGCCGTAGCATTCCAGCAATCACGGTGATAGCTTCCCCCCAATCTCCACTGCTTACTTGATGCATCATCCACATCATACGTTAAACCGCCATTCACCTTGATCTGTTCATTGAATGCATATCCAAAATAAAAATAGATTTCATTGGCATTGAGATTACCGGTAACATAGGTCGGCACATCAGGTAATATCTTTTTATAGGTATGCCCCAGACTAAAATGGTAATCTTGTTCATTTAAGGTAACTCGGCTGGCTGACTCACGTATTTTACCATACTCATGTGAATAGGTCACATTATTATACAAACTCCATCTGTTCCAATTGTACTGCATTTCATTATTCAGATCAGCAAATTCATAGTTTCTATCAAGGTAATAGGTTTGCGTCAATCTTTGAAAAAATTTTAAGTTCATCATTTCATCATAAAAGTATTGGCTTAAATTCAGTGCATAGTGCTCTTCAGGTAACCCAACCGTGAACAATGCTGTTTGGTTCACATCCAGTGCAGACAACGAAGGGGACTTGTGTTCATTCCCCGGTCTAATGTACGCAAAAGAGGGTTGCAGAACATGTATAAATCCACCATACTTTTTCGTTAGATCCGTAAAAAATTTTACTTTATGTATATTACTGTAATACTCAAAATCATCATAAAGATACGTTCCATTATCAAAAAAGAATTTACTGTAATACAGCTCTTCTCCCAAAGAGAGATTCAAATAATCATCAAAAAATGATGTGGTAAATTCCACTGGTACCTTGAGCTCCGCCTGACGGAGGGTAGTACCTTTTTCTCTATCAAAATTATTGATGCGGAGATCTGTGCTATAGGTGAGGTTATCCCATATAAAATGACTTAAGTATTTATGTAATTGCAGGGCAGGCAGTATCTGTAATGTATCACTGTTATCCTCTTTTCTTGTATCGATGAAATATTTGGCATTTAACCCTGTGTAGTAGTCATTGTTATAAAGAAAATAATTCACTCTGGATTCTTGTAGAGGAATAAGTCCAAAATGTCTCAAATGGCTTTGCTGTAAATTCAGATAATCGATATCATTAAGATAGGTTATGTTGGTATAGAGACCATCTGTAAATCCACTGGGTAATTTATGAGACAGTACTTTGGAAGATTCATAGTTGAACTCTACCCCATAGTGACTATCGTTTGGGAGATAGTTGTCGTCTATATACTCCGTTTTATCTTTGAAATACCCTACCCTCAACTTTCCGGATGAATGCGATGAATCAACAAAACGAAAGGTACTGTACATCCCTATGCTCCTTGATGTACGGATCTGTGGGTTAAACTCTAAATCCATACTTGGAGAAATAGCCCAATAGATAGGTTGTTCGTAGAGAAACCCCTCAGTGGATGAATACCCAAAAGCAGGAAAGAGAAGCCCTGAACTTCTTTCTCTATCAGTTGAAAAAGCCAAATAAGGTGTATAAAACATAGGAATATCCCATAAATATACCTTGGCGCCATAGAGCTTTATATAGTTTGCATCACTATCGTATAAAGCGTCCGAGAAAGACATTTTCCATAAAGGATCTTCAATATCGCAACTTGAAATCAGAGAGGCTCCCAAAGTATAATTGCCTTCATCTTTATGTGCATCATCTGAAAAGATCCACACATCATTTTTCCCGATCAGAAAGAGTTCATCGAACGTCACCTCTTTTGTATCGGTATGAATTTCAATATGATTGGTATGAACTTTACTTCCATTGTAGCCCAGCATTTCGATCTCTCCATCAAGAACAAGTACTTTGGTACTTTTGTCAAAATCTGCAGAAGCTGCTTTAATGATACTGTCTTCATAATATACCACCACCTGATCTCTGGCTTTGACTGTATTGCCTGCAGCATCCACATGTTTTGCTGTTATCTCGATTTTACTTTTATCTGAGGCAGCAGACACTATTTGTATGCCCGCTATCATAGATACAAGAAAAAAAACGAGCTTTTTAGTCATTCACAACTACGCAGTTAGAAAGTTTATCATGCAGTGTTTGTCTCAGTGGTACAAAGAATGCCATAAGAAAGCCCAGATAGAACAGTACTTCACTTGGGATCCTCACGGAAGCACGTAAAAATGCCTTTTGAAAACCAGGGGTATCTCCTGTTTCCAAATCTATCACTTTGATCTTCATAAAATACTTACCCAGCGTCATACCGTTTTGCCACACTAAAACAGTGTGATAGAGAAGTTTTATAGAGAGCACAACCAAAAGATTTTGAGCGATGAAGCTATTGACAGTTTCAAGTGCTGCTTCATCTAGCACTGTGATATTTGACAAAACTGCAGAGAATTGATCATAAAAAATAATGATAAAAAACAGGGTGATAACCATATCATCTATGACAAAAGCAGTGATTCTTTTTTGAAGACTTGCAAGGGGCAAGGATAGAGATTCAGACATCCCTGCTTCCTAGAGTGCCTGATAGGCAATGTCTGTACGACACTGTTTGCCTGCAAAATGCACCTGCCCTACCAACATATAGGCACGCCTTTGTGCCTCTTTGATACTATCACCGATACCTACACAGACCAGTACCCTGCCGCCTGTTGCATAGAGTTTTCCGTCTTCACCCCGTGTCACTCCCGCATACGAGATATGTGCATTTTCCCTTACCTCTTCATGGTAGATATCATCTACGATGATCTCTGCAGGCGATGAACTTTTATAAGGATAGTCTTTACTTGCCATAACGACACCCACCGCATATTTGTCATGAAACTCTATCTTGGCATTTTTCAGATCACCTGTTGCTGCCTTATAGAAGAGTTCAGAAGCCGGAGACTTAAGCAGCGGCATCAACTCTTCACATTCAGGATCACCAAAACGTACATTATACTCAAGAATGATAGGCTCACCTTTGACCACCATCACACCGATAAAAAGTACCCCCGTGAACGGCATACCTTCAGCTTCCATACCCTTTAGTGTAGGTTCTATCACTCTCTCGTTCAACTTACGATAGATCTCATCATTGACCAGAGGTGTAGGGGCATAGGCACCCATACCGCCAGTGTTTGGACCTTCATCATTATTGAGGAGTCTTTTATGATCCTGTGCCGCAGGCAAGACCACATAATCTTTTCCATCACAGATAGCAAATACAGAAAGCTCATAGCCATCCAGGAATTCTTCCACAACAATACTTGTACCCGCATCACCAAATGCGTTACCTGAAAGCATTTCACCTGCAGCTTTTTTTGCTTCGTCATGGCTTTGGGCGATGATCACACCCTTACCAGCACAAAGTCCGTCTGCTTTCACTACGATCGGGGCATCCAGTGTCATGATAAAATCATATGCATCCTGCAATGAATCCGTTTCAATGTACTTGGCAGTAGGCACATTGTGACGGGCGAGAAAGTTCTTCATAAAGATCTTGGAACCTTCAAGTTGTGCCGCTTGGGCTGTGGGTCCAAAGATCGTAAGACCTCTGGCTTTAAAGACATCCACAATACCGCCTACCAATGGTGCTTCCGGACCCACAATGGTCAGTTCGATACCATTGGCTTCTACAAAATCAGCCAATGCAGAAAAATCACTGATCTCAAGGTTCTCACCCAATGTGTCTGTGGCTCCGTTACCCGGTGCAAAATAGATCTTCTCTACATTCTCATCTTTTGTCAATGCCAAGCCAATAGAGTATTCTCTACCGCCGGCACCTATTATCAATACGTTCATTTAAAATTCTCCGAAAAAGTTTAATTCTCACCATAATATGCGGTTAGTCCAGTAGGGATGACCATTGTGCGTAGAGGGTTTTGGAAAGGTTTGAAGGAGAACTTCCTTGTTCATCAATGACCTTTCCAAAGTCCTATGCGTCCAAAAAATCGTCACTGATAAGACCCGGGTGAGCGTTCTGTGTCAAGTCGGCCCTATATAGCCAACGGTGTAGGAGAGAGTCTCTCTTTAGGGGATGATCTCTCGCCGACCATGTCAAGCTCAAACGAAAACATCCACACACCAAGAGACCACATGTCCCACTAACAATAAATGTTGGACCCCAAATACAGTCGTCGCATCACCTAGGCTAAATATATTATAACCTATTTGGAGTTAGAAGTGAGTAAAATCTGCTTTGCTTTTAGTATGCAGGCATCTATCGTTGGCCTATCTGCTACTTCATAGCATACTTTGGCAGGTAAATGTACTTTTGTCGCTTCACCTATCACCACGGCGGTATAACTTTCATCCCATGCAAAGTTTTTCAAAAAACAGTGAATCGTCGAGGGAGATGTGAAGATAATAATGGCATTTTTGCCTGGTTTCTCTTTTTTTTCATAGCGGATACAAGCAGTCTCATAGATGACCTGTTCCTGAAGTGCTATACCCGCCTTGGCTAAAAACGTTTTTGCATCAAAAGAGACCTCTTTAGGGCGTAAGTATAAGATCTTTTTATCTTGAAATTGCGTGATGATATCTTGACTGAGCGTTTGGGCATAAAATGATTTGGGTCGGTACATCACTTTTCCGCCCAGGGATTCTATCTCTTTTGCCGTGGCTGCCCCTATGGCCAGACAAGGATACTTTTTCCATTCGGGATTTAATGCTTCTGCGCTCTTGACGGCCTGCTTGGAGGTAAACAGCAGTGTATCGCATGTTGAAAGATCTATCGTGGAGGAGAGAGATGAAAAACGTATCATCGGCAGATGTCTCGTTCCTTCCCTGGGCAGAGGGGATAAAAGATAGATCATACCATCAGTTTGCGTCATGATGATTTTTTCGCTACTCTGGATAAATGCTCACCATTCAGCATTGCCACATTCATACGTTCGTCATCATAAGGATCAAAGTGCGGTGTAATGACCCAGTTTTTATTGGTATCGAGTAAAAAGATCTGATCTTCTACTTGATCGGCGATACGGTGTGCTTCAAGCAGCAGTATATTCGGGTGCAAGACCATATGAAATTCTACAAAGTTGATGGAACCGTCCGTACGTGTCTTAAGCCAATGGTAACTTGTTATCTCAGGATGACTTGAGAGGATCTTTGCAATGTTTTCCACCATATCTGCATCCAGTGCACGGTCTAAAAGTATCTCTATACCTTCCCGAACGATCTCGTAGGCAGAGTAGATGATATAAAGTCCTATCCCTAGACCAAAGACCGCATCGATCGCATCAATGCCTGTCAGATATACCAATCCCAGCGCCAGCAAAACAGCAGCATTGCTCCATAGGTCTGTAGTATAATGCAACGCATCTGCTTTGATCACAAGATTGTCCGTCACTCTGGCGATTTTTAAGAGATACCTGGACAAAAGATAGGTAATGATGATGGAAAGCGTCATGGCTACGATTGAAGGGGTAAGCAGTGTGGTCACAGATCCGCTGCTTATCTTTTTAAACGCCTCATAAATGATGTAGAGACCTGACATGGTAATGATCGTTCCCTCTATGACAGCAGCAATAGCTTGGATCTTACCTTTACCGTAATGGTATTCATCATCCGGATGTTCTTCTGACTTTTTGATCGCATAAAAGTTGAAAACGGACACCAACATATCTAAAAGAGAGTCGATCGCAGAAGCAAGGACCGCCACTGATCCGCTTGCTATTCCCAAGACCAATTTTAAGATCACCAAAAGTGTTGCAACGGAACTTGACACAAGTGTGGCACGTTTCTGTGGTGACATTTTCAACTCCTTGCTCATGATAATGCTCCTCTTTTTTCTTTTATCATTGTCAACCCATTGACGGCCAATAATCCCACAGAGACTGTAAGATACATTATAAGAAGCATCCATAATCCGCGGCTTGCCACATCCAAAAAAGGGAAGAAAAGTGTGATACGATACAGTATACCTAGTAAGACTGTATATTTCACCATGTTGTGTAGACGTGTATAGAGTTTAACAATAGTTATCTCACGACAATGGTCACATCGGTTTTCAATCGCTCTTTGCTCATTTTTAGATAAAAATGCATAGACGAACTTTAACACATAACGCGACAAAGTAATGATCACAGCTATTCTAATGATAACAAAAAATGCCTCTAACCAAAAGCCCTCCGGTATCTTGGTCCACAGTTCCAAAAGCAGTGCTTTGAGACTCATCCCTTCCGAAAGATAATAGAGCCCAAACATAAACATACCTGTGAGCCCCAGCCATAACAATACTTTCAGTACCCAAAAGAGATACTCTTTTGCTTTCTCTATTTTAGCCTTATGTTTTTCATATGAAGAGGTATTTCTCATCAGCCCAAAAGCAAACCGGTAATGCCATATAAGCATGAAATAGAGTGCTACCACAGAAAAAAGAAGTATTCCAAATGCAATCACTTCTTCGTAGAAATTTGAGATATCCATATTTGACGGCCTCACAGTTGAATGAAAAGTGATTTTAGCATAGTTAGATTTAAAGGGCACGGGAAAGTTTGCCCGTGCCCTGAAATATAGAGAAAATTAGAGTGCTTTGGTCGCTAATGAAGCTACGCGTTGGGCAAAGGCTCCCTTATCTTTAGGTTCGAGTCCTTCAGAAAGTTTCGCAGAATCCAAAAGTATCCATGAGAGATCAGCAAAGAGAGATTCATCTTCAAGCGTATCCAGCTTCTTGATCATTTCATGGTCAGGGTTGATCTCCAGGATCAAAGGTATTTCCGGCATTTCCTGTCCCATTTGGGCAAACATCGCTGCCATACTTGCCATAGGATCAGAACTGTCTTTCAGTACACATGAGGGACTGGATGTCAGTCTCGTAGAAGTTTTTACCTCCTTGACCTCTTCACCCAACACCTCTTTGATCTTATCTGTAAGAGATTTGAACTCTTTAGAGATCTCTTCTTTCTCTTCTTCGGTCTTGGAATCCGGTGCTTCAATCGTTGTGATATCTTTAAGGTTCCACTCTTTATAGGCACCTATCATCGGCGTAACGATACTGTCCACCTCTTTATCATCCATGATAAGTACTTCGATATTTGCCTTTTTATAGGCTTCGAGCAGAGGAGAGTTTCTCAATACCTTTTCATCATCACCTACGATATAGTAGATCTCTTTTTTCTCAGAATCACAACGGCTCGTATACTCTTCAAGCGATACAAGACCTTCTTCCGTTGAACTCTTGTATTTGACGATATCAAGCAACAACTCTTTGTTCACATGGTCTGTGTAGATACCCTCTTTTATCACTCTATTGTATTGTGCAATAAATGTATCCGCATCTTCGCCACTGAGCTTTTTAATGGCCTGGAGTATCTTCTTTGTAGAATTTTGTTTGATATTTGCCAAGATCCTGTTTTCCTGAAGTAACTCACGGGAAACATTCAGCGGCAGATCTTCAGAATCGATGATCCCTTTTACAAAACGAAGATACGGTGGCAATAACTCTTTGTTGTCATCGGTGATAAACACACGCTTCACATAGAGTTTAACCCCTGCTTCATAATCTGCTCTGTACATATCCATAGGGGCGGTTTTAGGGATATAGAAAAGTGTGGTAAATTCATTGGCACCCTCTACTCTGTTGTGCAGATAGCTCAGTGGTTCATTATCACCATGTGCCAATGTTTTATAGAACTCTACATAATCCTCTTTTTTCAATTCAGATTTTGGAAGTGTCCAGAGTGCTGTAGCCGCATTGATCTGTTCTGATTTCTGGACCATTTTAGTCGTTGCTTCATCCCCTTCACCTTCTCTCTCCTCTTCAGAGTAGTTCAACATAATAGGGTATGCAATGTGGTTGGAGTACTTTTTGACCACTTCTTGTACTCTCCACTTGTCCAGGAACTCTTTCTCATCCTCTTTAAGCTTGATGTAGATGATCGTTCCATGCGCTTCCTTCGTCACAGGCTTCACTTCGTACTCACCTGTACCATCCGTACTGAACATGTAAGCCTGCTCTTCACCCGCCTTTTTAGAGATCACATCCACTTTGTCTGCTACCATGAACACAGAATAGAACCCTACCCCGAACTGACCGATAAGATTTGAATCTTTTTTCGCATCACCGGTAAGATTTTCCATGAATGCTTTTGTACCGGACTTGGCAATCGTACCTAAATGGTCCATTAGATCGGATTCATTCATCCCTACACCATTATCACCGATGGTTAGAGAGTTATCGTCTTTATCTAATTTGATGAACACTTTTCCGGACCAATCATCTTTCTTGAACTTTTCATCTGTAAGAGAAAGATAATTAAATTTATCTAACGCATCACTCGCATTTGAAACGAGTTCACGTATAAATATCTCTTTGTTTGAATAAAGAGAGTGAGTCATCAGTTTTAAGAGTTGACCAATCTCTGTTTGAAATTGATGTTTTGCCATACTATTTCTCCTATAGTGTATTACTTTGGTGAGATTATAATATATTTTTCTAAATATTACAAGTTTTTTGAAGGAAAGTTTAGTGATATTGACTAAAGTATTTATATTTTTAAAATATCCCATTATCTTGCTATAATAGAGATATGAAAAATTTATATTTAATCAGACATGCAAAATCAGATTGGAGCGATG
The sequence above is drawn from the Sulfurovum sp. TSL1 genome and encodes:
- a CDS encoding RDD family protein, producing the protein MSESLSLPLASLQKRITAFVIDDMVITLFFIIIFYDQFSAVLSNITVLDEAALETVNSFIAQNLLVVLSIKLLYHTVLVWQNGMTLGKYFMKIKVIDLETGDTPGFQKAFLRASVRIPSEVLFYLGFLMAFFVPLRQTLHDKLSNCVVVND
- a CDS encoding phosphoribosyltransferase, with amino-acid sequence MPSDSNPNAYFEDREDASKQLIETLPIELFSKNETVVIGVSEGGVYFADKISKAINAQMDILLAEPILAPNNHEVAIAMVSETEEVVIHKALVDAFEINEDYVYGEAHRKYEEEVLSYVYKYRKGKDLISLKGKYVILADECIETGLTMMVALKSVIARGAKNIFIATPILDKGVYQNLLTVCDGVFCPHKIQDYISIEYYYKHFERLNFEEITSMVHDQEVKPKEVE
- a CDS encoding LPS-assembly protein LptD, with the translated sequence MTKKLVFFLVSMIAGIQIVSAASDKSKIEITAKHVDAAGNTVKARDQVVVYYEDSIIKAASADFDKSTKVLVLDGEIEMLGYNGSKVHTNHIEIHTDTKEVTFDELFLIGKNDVWIFSDDAHKDEGNYTLGASLISSCDIEDPLWKMSFSDALYDSDANYIKLYGAKVYLWDIPMFYTPYLAFSTDRERSSGLLFPAFGYSSTEGFLYEQPIYWAISPSMDLEFNPQIRTSRSIGMYSTFRFVDSSHSSGKLRVGYFKDKTEYIDDNYLPNDSHYGVEFNYESSKVLSHKLPSGFTDGLYTNITYLNDIDYLNLQQSHLRHFGLIPLQESRVNYFLYNNDYYTGLNAKYFIDTRKEDNSDTLQILPALQLHKYLSHFIWDNLTYSTDLRINNFDREKGTTLRQAELKVPVEFTTSFFDDYLNLSLGEELYYSKFFFDNGTYLYDDFEYYSNIHKVKFFTDLTKKYGGFIHVLQPSFAYIRPGNEHKSPSLSALDVNQTALFTVGLPEEHYALNLSQYFYDEMMNLKFFQRLTQTYYLDRNYEFADLNNEMQYNWNRWSLYNNVTYSHEYGKIRESASRVTLNEQDYHFSLGHTYKKILPDVPTYVTGNLNANEIYFYFGYAFNEQIKVNGGLTYDVDDASSKQWRLGGSYHRDCWNATASVRQDIVPRPTGFTLDTTFYLQLNFIPFGAVGTE
- a CDS encoding DnaJ domain-containing protein → MNINPKDEIEKALEILHLPKLISKADIKKQYHYLAKKNHPDLGGDVENMEQLNHAYKLLMKYIEEFRYTFDDEEISKQFPGADYAQRFKP
- a CDS encoding cation diffusion facilitator family transporter encodes the protein MSPQKRATLVSSSVATLLVILKLVLGIASGSVAVLASAIDSLLDMLVSVFNFYAIKKSEEHPDDEYHYGKGKIQAIAAVIEGTIITMSGLYIIYEAFKKISSGSVTTLLTPSIVAMTLSIIITYLLSRYLLKIARVTDNLVIKADALHYTTDLWSNAAVLLALGLVYLTGIDAIDAVFGLGIGLYIIYSAYEIVREGIEILLDRALDADMVENIAKILSSHPEITSYHWLKTRTDGSINFVEFHMVLHPNILLLEAHRIADQVEDQIFLLDTNKNWVITPHFDPYDDERMNVAMLNGEHLSRVAKKSS
- a CDS encoding uroporphyrinogen-III synthase is translated as MTQTDGMIYLLSPLPREGTRHLPMIRFSSLSSTIDLSTCDTLLFTSKQAVKSAEALNPEWKKYPCLAIGAATAKEIESLGGKVMYRPKSFYAQTLSQDIITQFQDKKILYLRPKEVSFDAKTFLAKAGIALQEQVIYETACIRYEKKEKPGKNAIIIFTSPSTIHCFLKNFAWDESYTAVVIGEATKVHLPAKVCYEVADRPTIDACILKAKQILLTSNSK
- a CDS encoding polyribonucleotide nucleotidyltransferase, translating into MKEQTIEINVNSLEEKYEFNKIAKQASGAVMYRQGKAVLIAAVAVDEKAVDEDFLPLTVQYMEKSYAAAKIPGGFIKRETKPGDFETLTSRIIDRSLRPLFPKGFHYPLTITVMVVSSDSEVDMQVAALHAANAALYVSDIPVTTSIAAVRVGTVGDDIVINPTLTQQAESELDLLVVGSGKDVVMIEMRTLATENEEGQNANEFDESALVDVIAMASEAIDTATSAYADAFTPMVREALDLPLAEDKVDESLYEMIEKKYAEDVEKAISHMAKSERSTELKKVRTKIMEALEADGQEADKELVSKVLERYKKTVVRAMILDKNIRADGRTLDEVRPISIETNLLPSVHGSCLFTRGQTQALVTATLGDKKDAQMYELITDKNAQSENFMVHYNFPGYSVGEAKFIGAPGRRELGHGNLAKRALEPSLDLNFDGSIRLVSEILESNGSSSMATICGGALALRAAEVNTTALVAGIAMGLVSEGDKYAVLTDIMGLEDHDGDMDFKIAGTAKGITALQMDIKLGGIDLEILRDALQKASQGKNHILGLMEEAETNIVTSEALPSTEHFTVHPSKIVDIIGKAGATIREIIEKFEVSVDLDRDVGGVKISGEDKAKVADAKAHIEEIASSPVKKQMEYKVGESYEGKVKKIVDFGIFVEMPDGFDALLHISKVAKERVNNLSERYSEGDTITVVVMEQKGKKVELATPEFLA
- the purD gene encoding phosphoribosylamine--glycine ligase; the protein is MNVLIIGAGGREYSIGLALTKDENVEKIYFAPGNGATDTLGENLEISDFSALADFVEANGIELTIVGPEAPLVGGIVDVFKARGLTIFGPTAQAAQLEGSKIFMKNFLARHNVPTAKYIETDSLQDAYDFIMTLDAPIVVKADGLCAGKGVIIAQSHDEAKKAAGEMLSGNAFGDAGTSIVVEEFLDGYELSVFAICDGKDYVVLPAAQDHKRLLNNDEGPNTGGMGAYAPTPLVNDEIYRKLNERVIEPTLKGMEAEGMPFTGVLFIGVMVVKGEPIILEYNVRFGDPECEELMPLLKSPASELFYKAATGDLKNAKIEFHDKYAVGVVMASKDYPYKSSSPAEIIVDDIYHEEVRENAHISYAGVTRGEDGKLYATGGRVLVCVGIGDSIKEAQRRAYMLVGQVHFAGKQCRTDIAYQAL
- the htpG gene encoding molecular chaperone HtpG; protein product: MAKHQFQTEIGQLLKLMTHSLYSNKEIFIRELVSNASDALDKFNYLSLTDEKFKKDDWSGKVFIKLDKDDNSLTIGDNGVGMNESDLMDHLGTIAKSGTKAFMENLTGDAKKDSNLIGQFGVGFYSVFMVADKVDVISKKAGEEQAYMFSTDGTGEYEVKPVTKEAHGTIIYIKLKEDEKEFLDKWRVQEVVKKYSNHIAYPIMLNYSEEEREGEGDEATTKMVQKSEQINAATALWTLPKSELKKEDYVEFYKTLAHGDNEPLSYLHNRVEGANEFTTLFYIPKTAPMDMYRADYEAGVKLYVKRVFITDDNKELLPPYLRFVKGIIDSEDLPLNVSRELLQENRILANIKQNSTKKILQAIKKLSGEDADTFIAQYNRVIKEGIYTDHVNKELLLDIVKYKSSTEEGLVSLEEYTSRCDSEKKEIYYIVGDDEKVLRNSPLLEAYKKANIEVLIMDDKEVDSIVTPMIGAYKEWNLKDITTIEAPDSKTEEEKEEISKEFKSLTDKIKEVLGEEVKEVKTSTRLTSSPSCVLKDSSDPMASMAAMFAQMGQEMPEIPLILEINPDHEMIKKLDTLEDESLFADLSWILLDSAKLSEGLEPKDKGAFAQRVASLATKAL